The DNA sequence TCTCCAAATGGCGCATCACATAAATTCCACAGTCAACTTTATTTGTATCGTTCTGCCATGGCATATTCATGTATCTGGTTTTTGACAGTTTGACAGTTCTTCCCATTGATGGATTGACTCCATTTCCAAGATAAGTTCGGAAGAAATTTCTCTATTCAAATAACACAAAACATACATGAGgttgattaaaaattatattatgttcCATACTGAATTATATTCAATgcattttaactaataaatactGAATGCATTTAACTAAACATACCAGAGTACTTGGTGCatcttcatatttcttctcaaGTAAATCTTGACTAACCAGAGAATTGTCAATCACATCCATCATTTGCATTTTGAGATTGAAGCAGATGATATAATAATGTTCGTACGCCCAGATCGGAAAGAAtatctaattttcaaaacattatatataaatgtcattttcaaaaatataggTATGTTTaagggatgtgatcatatcataacccatatttattgtgataacctaataaccctcattttatggatgaaaagtatcattttgtaGAACAGTGTTGATGAAAAGACGACTCGGTGATGcctttgatttgaatttttcattgtAGTTGAGGAACACAGCCCATGCATCTATGATGTTGATCCTGGCGTATGTACGTGGAGCAAGGCTGTGGAAGTCAATCTTGAACAATGTGATCTTGTCGTTCTCATAAACTACCTCATAACtgatttcaaattcatatttaatgttaGTTAAAAGAACTgaataagaatataattatgtaattcaAAACTTACTGTTcactttcttcatctttcATCAACCAGTacattatttctctctcttctttattcaGCTTTCCTTTCAGATTCACTGCTCTGACATTGTAGGGAGAGCACATTGCTTCAAcaattttctttgttgttcTGACCactttctccttctccttttCGACTGGAGGATCTTGATCTTGAGAAACCATCTTCTTCCCTTTGtccttattcaaattttcttctctctgtTTTAAAACTTCATCATCTCCTTTTTCAACATTTATATCCTTGATGACAGTGGATATTATGTTATCAACTCTGTCAtgctttcatttaaaaaaaatataaattgttattGACAGAAGGGATACTATTTTATGatgcaaaagtatcattttatgatgcaaaagtatcattttatcattttattatgcaaaagcacaatttctattatttttttcaggcaaaagtatcattttatcattttatcatgcaaaagcacaatttctatcattttatcaggcaaaagtatcattttatcattttatcaggcaaaagtatcattttatccgcttaaactatcattttatgattcAAAAGTATCagttttcaaataaaacagaactaccaaaaaacatcatcaaacatatatcattttaaacatataaacaatcattttatgtacttaaactatcatttttaaaagttacctCATATTCTTCATTCTGAACTTCTTTCTCTgaaactttttccttttcttttacaGCTGCTTTATTAGCCTTTTCCTTTTCGCTTTCATTCTGTTTCTCTTGCTCGTTTTCCACCTCAtcatctttttccttctccaCATCCTTTTCCCGATTAAATTCTTGATTCTCATTAGGACTGTCATCACATTCAGGTATCAGAGTGAAGGTAGGGAActcattcttatttttcaatatatatgtcCTCTCAGCAGCTTTAGTTAACTCAATCATGATATCAATCCATTCAGGATCATCAGTTTCATCATTGTTTATAGCCTGTGTCATTGTATCCTGACTTTCTATAACATGCTTCACACCTTCCTCTCTCAATCCCATTGCATTTCTCGTTGTATCACAGATTATCTTAAAGCTATTGAGATTCCTGAGTTTATCCGGCGCTGCTTCAAGGACATCAACCATCTTCAACATTGAGGCTTTAACATCCTTTGCAGCTCCCTTCcattcatttatgaaattcTCCCATTCATTGGTTGTCCCCACTTCATCATGATCATGATGATCATTTGTCTTCAAAACTTCTACATCTTGAgattcatcttcttcgtcatctttatcattttcttcatgtGGCTGCTTTTTATATCGGTCATACATATGACCCAGACCAAATGTTGAATTCTCCATTTCTGCTCTTTGTCTATCTTTCAACAGTTCTGCAGTCCATCCTTTCACTGTTGGGTAACATCTTggcaccatttttttttcaaagagaATCCTGTCCACGTAACAAGCCTAcattaaacaaaaactaaatattagtttttctGTAAATAGATTCATAGACAAtggaaaacaaatatattcttaCCACTACAAAGATAACTGGCCCGGTAAATATCTTTGCTGTGTCTTTTTTCCACCTCTTTTGTGTTTCATGCAATCTGGATATGACATAGCCACACCAATTGTATTCTTTGATCTTCTCAACATCAGCTATGTAATCTAAAATTTTTGGCCTCAAATTTCCATCAGCAGGAGTGTTAATCAAGGCATACTCCATGAGAACCATAAAAGTCCATTTAAAGAACTCACCACCTTCTTTGTCTCTCTCCATCTGCTCTACAACATACTTTGgcaccatttttttctctccacctTTACAGAATTTAGCAATTTCAGTTTTGATGTGGgtatttttctgaaatttgCTTTTATTGATAGGTAAAGATCCAATCGGGAACCCAAGAGTTATGTGAACATCTTCATCATCTAAAAACAGTGATTCCCCACTGTTCAACTCAATTGATGAAGTTTTACTGTTAAAGTTGTTGATTAGATAATACGCTAATGCTCTTGGGAAACTTCTTATATTGAAGTTTAGGAGTGCGCCAAACCCAATCTCTCTAACAGCTCTTCTTTGATTCTCGTTTAGAGATTCAAGCATGTCAACGAAGAAGTCAGTATTCCTTCTTCCTGCCAAAGTTGCTATCCTAATGACTGCAATATCTTGAACAACTTTTTTCTTGCTCTTCTTTGATGCTGTCTTACCATCAGTTGTATCGtcattctttcttttcttcttatttcttaTATGTTCTACTTCTTCTGCTAATGTTCTACGttgatcatcatcatcatcacgaATGTTCTTTCCtaataaacaaaagatttTAGTGTGTTAAACAGTTTATGTCATTATATAAagtcaaagtatcattttataatctgaaactatcattttatcaagggcaattatcattttttcttctgaaactatcattttctatatttcaatGAGTTTAAAAAAGCAGAGAGGGAATAACTTGTCActtaagtagaacaaaacactacttacaaagtatcattttatcattttcagaaactatcattttatgcacccaaagtatcattttatcaagcaaaggcacaatttctacatacaaaaacacagagacacacacaacaacacacacaaaaacacagcAGCAGTAGCATCaggacacacacacaaacaaacataaagtatcattttatcacatgaaactatcattttttcattcagaaactatcattttatcccatgaaactatcattttattccatatcccatgaaactatcattttataatctgaaactatcattttatcaagggcaattatcattttttcttctgaaactatcattttctatatttcaatGAGTTTAAAAAAGCAGAGAGGGAATAACTTGTCActtaagtagaacaaaacactatttacaaagtatcattttatcattttcagaaactatcattttatgcacccaaagtatcattttatcaagcaaaggcacaatttctacatacaaaaacacagagacacacacaacaacacacacaaaaacacagcAGCAGTAGCATCaggacacacacacaaacaaacataaagtatcattttatcccatgaaactatcattttttcattcagaaactatcattttattccatatatcccatgaaactatcattttataatctgaaactatcattttatcagaaagtatcattttatctacatttaaacagatcatgcaaacacatagcaacacacaaagcaaaacacacataaacaaagcaaaacacACACCAGCAGCATATATTGTTATGCATGAAcgatattgtataaatataagaaatatctaCACTAAAAAACTACAGAATCTAAAAATAATCGAGAAAATCATCagcaaaatgataaatcgatcaaaatcaaaagtgaaataagtaataaacttcATCCAACCTTTCTTCGATGAAAAAACTATGATTTCCTTCGACATATTCCAGAATTGTGATGATTTTTCCTTCGATTCGTAGGGTTTCAAATGCGATTCAGAGTGTTTGAGTGTTTCCTTCGATTCGTAGGGTTTGAAATTCGATTCAGAGTGTTTGAGTCTGAGATGAATTCAGatcgttttcttttttcccaccaattttaaaattgaaatgacaattttgcccTTAATATATtcgaaaatgatagttttatttgataaaatgatagttttgttagattaaatctagaccacatattttaaaaatgtgtggtggagatttagttatagggttatcacacaaattggggttatcattataatgcactatatatatatatatatatatatatatatatatatatatatatatatatatatatatatatactaacaaaatatgaatagaATAAATTGGTGGAAGGTGGAGCCCACTTACCATTTattgtaaaagtaaaatggaaaataaaactcTATTATGAGGTGGAAGAATATGCAAATTATGACTCTTATGGTGGAGCACATGGgagaacatttttttttaaattgcgggtggaacaaatattttcattttggccTGGACTACCATAACATAGGTAgtaaactttgaaaaatcattaaaaattcaaattaactaGGGTTAATGGACTTTCATTTCTACGACCTCAAAGAGTAAACTATGATTTGGATAAAAACGAGATCATTAAGAGTGGTTTTATCACTGATCCGAAATTTACATACAGTTCCCATGCATTGTTGCTAGCATAACACAAATATATCTAGTGATTAAAATGTAAACGTGCTATACAACGCAAAAATTGGGGCAAACTTAACTACTTGGCAAAATGGATGCCAATTAAGTTTCCAATTTAAATGGCATCAAAGCTCTTCGCCCTGCTCCTGATCCCTGATCCATTTTGTAGCTACCCATTTCTCACCTTTGATCACCGGACAGCTCCCGTGGAGAGATGCCTGCAATATTGAAATCATTTCATCGCTCCAAATATGAGATTAAAAGCAGCTAATGTCACCAAGCAAGATCTTGCCTACCAAAGATGCATGATTCATCTTATGTCTTTCGCTCCTCTAATGCACCCTGCACCTTCGTCTCCTCGTTGTTTCTCTCTTCTATTGTCTTTCTACTATTGTCATTTCCTATCCCTTCCCATCAAACTCGCTGAACTAAATCAATCGTGCCTCATAGCGCGTCTCTTGCCAGCCCATTTCACAACGTCACTATAGGCCTCCTATGACCTAGCTATAGTTCTCCCTCTGTTTTGACAACTCAATTCCTCTTAATATATAAGTTTCTGGATGAACTGATAACACTGTAGATATAGCTATAATTCCCTCTCCATTAAACAAACTTTAGAAACTCAACGACTCACTAAAATGATGACAAAACTATGAACTTTGGAAAATACCATATCAAGTTTTACCTAGTTGCCTATCTTCTTTCACATTTTAgcattttctttattagtGCTATCAATTGGACAAAAAACCATCAATggtacaaaagaaaaaaaaatgccgAAATTCGAATATCGTAAAAAGATATGAGCAAACTTTGAGACATTATAAGGAAAATAACTTGTAGGAAGTAACTCACGGGATCAATTGTGCCATTTGGAAACAGGGAGTAGAATAGTAGCCCATCTCCTGTCCGTGGCTTCACTTTTAGACCAAGACATTTCCCAAAATCGTAATTGCTATCTATGTTTTGCCCATTCTGTATATCAAACCATCAAGATATTGTAAACTACAGCACTTGGTTGAGGTGGTTCAAcgagaataaaaaaagatcaGGAATTAGCAAAAGGGGCGAAGATAACCTCTAAAGGGAACATGGTTTCACCACCTTCTTCAACATCAGATAAATACAATAGAAAAGAAGCCagctgaaaattttcaaaattaaagttaGTTTGCCTTTCAACACTAATTACACGTAACTGGAGACATATTTCAACAGAAAGCTTTGGATAGAACTTAAAAATCTTTGGTTCACTGAAGGGTCAGATGTTATTCGCTGAAATCTAGAGAGATGCGTAATAATAGGCACAATGGTATAGTTTCAGTTTCCATGCCCTTGTGAAACTATGGtcaaatgaaaagaaataaaatagagtgaAAGTAAGAGAGTTGTGTTTCCACATAGCTGCCTAAAATATATCAAACCATTTTCTATTACCCCCAGGTTCAATAGCATGAGGATATTAGAAGAAGAACTAAAGAGATATTACCATTAAAATTCCCAGACATTGATTATTCCACATATTTACATCTACGTTTTATAATAATCCGCAATGAACAGCATAACATAAAAGAACAGCTAGTACAAATGCTACAAGAACtatctaaaataaaacttatattACCCGCTGGCTCTTTTGTGGGCCATATTCAGCTGGATTGAATGCATCGTAATGTGACTGGTATCTCTGCCCAATCTCATAACGCAAGACATTGAAGGACTGAAACATGGAAATACACAGTATTAAAAAGGTTATGGTAAGAAGATGTGATAGAGCAAAGGTGATTGATGAAGAGAAAACAATAGCAACTGAATAGAATTCCTCAAAGAGACCTACATGATGTATCCCAGAATTGACaacaattaaagaaaaacatagcTACCAACTAAGACGCTTTAAAGGATAAAAGCCTAGCACATCAATGTCCATGCATCAAAAAATTATGACGTAAGCAATCATCCTGTAATCCAGGTCCATTGCCAGACATGAAATGCTTTAAAAGGAAGACATCTAATAGTAAATTGCTCTTTATTTCAAAGCAAGCGTGCAGATTTGAGTGCATACGACAATTTGTTTAAGTACAAAAAAAGAGTTTCAGGTATTTTGTCATACTCAAATGAGCACCGACTAGAAAAAATAGAGCCAATAGAACATAAATAGACCAAGTTCCAAAAGTGCAATACCTCTCCATGTTTCCTGGGGATCATTGTTGCTCTAGCAATTTTTTCCTCAATCTGATCCAGGGTTCCACTTTTGTCTTCATTTGCACTGATAAACATCCCAGAACTAATAGGAAAGAACTCAGCATTTCAAATCATATGTTAATAGTCGTATTATGAAAAGAATCAAACACCAAAACAAAAGAACTAAAATGGGTAAAGACTACGTCCAATGCTTATAACTCCAGCATTTGACTCAAGATGCTATCAGTAATCACCTTGTCCTGACTCCTTTCGTATTATCTGCTGTTTCTCCCTGCCGTAGAGCTAAGGTTGATGGCCTGAGATTTACTTTTGCCATTCTGATAATGTTTTGGCATTGTTCTGCAGTAGCAAAGTTCGGAAAGTATAAAGCCCTAGGCTTCCAGCTCAGaatctagaaaaaaaaaatcaacggACAAAGACAACTGAGTTAAAACGAACAAAATATTACACCGAAAATGAAGAATGAGCTGAATGATCTAGCTATAACATGCTAAGATATgtgctaaaaacaaaataacaataacatgGTAAGATCTGCGCTTCGCTTCCTGtctaccaaaaaaaatgtttaagaTCTcagttgaattatttatactcAACAAAGAAAACTTGAAATTAACAGAAATAGATTAAATAGTATTATTCAGTTATCTAATCAATGTAGCCTAAGGATTCCAACCCATGTGTTACTGTTGCTGCTGTGCGATCAGAAAGCACTCAGTTAAGGGCTTAAGATCTAATGATTGGTGGTTTAATATCATTTCTCCTTACTGTTGAAGTACCAAAATGCGACGTGTTTATCTTCCAACAACCTGTCGTGGGAACGAACGGGAAAACCCTAAGCTAGTAAGCTAGGAGATGAATCACGAACAAACTAATTATACACTGGTTAAGCTTTCCTGCACAAAGTGTTTTTCTACAAAACTAGTACTATATGTCAAATTATTCAGTCGTTAAACGATCCATGAGTGAAATTGAATTAAGATGCAGAGCTACATACCTGAACGGGTATCGTCTCCACAGAGTCCTCGCCGGAATCTCCGTGTGCGATCCCCTTCAAATCCATCACTTCCTCCACCAATTCCCTCGTCCGCGGCCTCAAATTACTAGTAGGACTCTCCTGCCGTACACATTTATCAACTCTATTCACACCGAGCATGATTAAAAAGCagaattttccaaaattgaagGGGGAAAACAGTTGACGAACCTGCTGAGAGAAAAGAGATGCGCCAAAGAAACCGgcgaggaagaagaagaggcataaaaggaaaattaaagGCAGTCCTAGGGTTGTCCAGCTTCCTCCGGCGACTTTGCTTCCTTTGATCTTCATTCTCTTCTACTGCCTATTCCGAAACGCGATCGGAAGGAAACAATTGTTGTTCAAGCTCAGTTAAACTGATTTTGCAGCGGAATCGCGGTGCGTTGGCAGCAAAAACGCCGGGAGATTACGGTTTCGGAGTGTGGTGAAGCGGCGGGAATTGTTTTCCTGCCGTTGAAGTCGTCTCCTTCCTTCAAATCAAAAACTTCATTAATGGATTTTAGACATGATTGTAATATAGGAACTTGGCCCCACCCGGATTGACTTGGATTTAGGCAATCTTCAATTAATCTTAATTACTCAAGTTTATTTTTGAGTTTAcctcaaataaaatcattatactagtagtactttgCTTTTATGATCTTAAAAGAAGTGAAATTCTGTAatgtttatggtttttcaaattattttaggCGCCTGCTTATGGAGATAATTTActccttattttaaattgattttcttCTGAAATTTAGTGAATTAAAACGTTATTATAGAGAGACAAGATACGTctacaaatattttatctttttaagttttgtaataaatttttgttcaatttaacaaaataataataattaaattcagaAGTCtgttaaattataaatctaattaaactaaaaataaaagtataaaaatttatgtgtGCATGTGTTAGCCGAGCGTGATTAATGCTCCGACTATTAATGTCACGAGTTCAAACTTATTATGGTGCgacttttgaaaatttatgtttatttgctgattaaaaaagatataaattaaaataaagtataaggacttaataaacaaaaaattaaaggatctattaaaacaaaatacattgTATAATAGCTAGTTGCAATCTCATTCTTCGTGTTCGATACGTGGTACTCATCTGTAGCTATACTATTGCTACAACATATATTTGTAGTTGgttttagtactaataaaaagtgcatcatcTTCCTTAAATTCGATTGACTTAATTATCTTAAAAGAGTGGATTACATAATTTATCTTGCGATTGTTAAAAACAATGGAATAAAATTCCTGAGTAATGCATAAGTGATACTCTAATTATTAGAGTCAAaggaaaataacaacaaaaagcTGAATGAATATTACAAACGAAATATTAAAACAAACCAAACTATAAGACGAGTCAAGGAAGATCTTCTTTCCTCAAGACAATAATGCTTTCGAATTGGCGTATTGGCCCCAAAGATAAAAACGACTTCCCTCTGACGtgtagaagcacctcaaaATCACTGAGGATTGTCAAACTTGATAGAGCGCCGATAATCGAGTAATATAATGTTTCTAATTGCTCCCTAAATGTTGAGAACTagaaagagatagaaaatGTTTTTGCTGATGTTTCTCTACAATtccatgtatttataaatacaaaatgagGAATGGGAGGTCATGAAATTAAAGCACCATAAACGACATTATTAAGGCAATAATTGCTacaaaaaagtgaaaagtcAAAAAGCTTCCCATGAACATCCTCCACTACTCATGTCATTTATTTCCACAAGGGTAAGGGTGATATATGATGAATGGGGTGGATCGTGCAACTTGTTGGAGGTGAATAAGAGGGAG is a window from the Salvia hispanica cultivar TCC Black 2014 chromosome 1, UniMelb_Shisp_WGS_1.0, whole genome shotgun sequence genome containing:
- the LOC125210482 gene encoding probable prolyl 4-hydroxylase 9, with amino-acid sequence MKIKGSKVAGGSWTTLGLPLIFLLCLFFFLAGFFGASLFSQQESPTSNLRPRTRELVEEVMDLKGIAHGDSGEDSVETIPVQILSWKPRALYFPNFATAEQCQNIIRMAKVNLRPSTLALRQGETADNTKGVRTSSGMFISANEDKSGTLDQIEEKIARATMIPRKHGESFNVLRYEIGQRYQSHYDAFNPAEYGPQKSQRLASFLLYLSDVEEGGETMFPLENGQNIDSNYDFGKCLGLKVKPRTGDGLLFYSLFPNGTIDPASLHGSCPVIKGEKWVATKWIRDQEQGEEL